One Mya arenaria isolate MELC-2E11 chromosome 5, ASM2691426v1 genomic window carries:
- the LOC128235416 gene encoding uncharacterized protein LOC128235416, whose protein sequence is MMNMNKELNERINSVSAPTDQSQEAYVKWTSTYEQDLKSEGYRAPEMTSKYVCDVIPKESRASMRLLDIGAGTGLVAKLLRERGFRCIDALEPNDTMLQEARKQGLYENYFVEYITPQPTSLPEGTYDVLTGSGIYAPGGHVPHDAILEMIRLVKKGGYIVLVTRPNLLTADGPYEQLEPLMRRLEEEGRWRTVHRDVFPKYYRNYDGIAWVFQKV, encoded by the exons ATGATGAACATGAATAAAGAGCTCAACGAGAGGATCAACTCGGTCAGCGCCCCAACGGACCAATCACAAGAGGCGTACGTCAAATGGACGTCCACGTATGAACAG GATCTCAAGAGTGAGGGATACCGCGCTCCGGAAATGACGTCGAAGTACGTGTGTGACGTCATACCGAAAGAATCGCGAGCCTCCATGCGCCTGCTAGATATTGGGGCAGGAACGGGTCTGGTTGCCAAGCTG CTACGGGAGCGCGGCTTCCGGTGCATTGACGCCTTGGAGCCTAACGACACGATGCTTCAAGAGGCCCGAAAACAGGGGCTGTACGAAAACTACTTCGTGGAGTATATTACGCCACAACCTACATCACTTCCGGAAG GTACTTATGACGTGCTAACCGGAAGTGGTATCTACGCCCCAGGCGGGCATGTTCCACACGACGCCATCTTAGAAATGATCCGTCTCGTTAAGAAAG GTGGTTACATTGTGCTGGTAACAAGACCAAACCTGCTGACGGCTGATGGCCCCTACGAGCAGCTGGAGCCACTGATGCGGCGGCTAGAGGAAGAGGGACGGTGGCGGACCGTCCACAGGGACGTCTTCCCAAAATACTACCGCAACTACGACGGTATTGCGTGGGTTTTCCAAAAAGTCTAA
- the LOC128235415 gene encoding uncharacterized protein LOC128235415, with amino-acid sequence MLNLNRVLAERIHSINAPTEQSQEAYAEWTPTYEQDLKGEGYCSPEVTVKYVCDVIPDESRASTRVLDIGAGTGLVAKLLRERGFMCMDALDPNDTMLREARKHNLYDNYFLEYITSKPTSIQEGTYDVLTGSGIYATDGHVPLGAIIEMIRLVKKGGFIVLVTRFILLAADGPYEQLEPLMKQLEEEGRWRAIHRDVFPRYYRNYEGIAWVFQKV; translated from the exons ATGCTGAATCTGAACCGAGTGCTGGCTGAGCGGATCCACTCCATCAACGCGCCCACTGAACAGTCTCAGGAGGCGTACGCCGAGTGGACGCCCACTTATGAACAG GATCTTAAAGGCGAAGGATACTGTTCACCGGAAGTGACGGTTAAATACGTGTGTGACGTCATTCCGGATGAGTCGCGAGCCTCAACCCGCGTTCTTGATATCGGGGCAGGCACCGGTCTTGTTGCAAAGCTG CTACGGGAGCGCGGCTTTATGTGTATGGACGCCTTGGACCCGAACGATACGATGCTTCGAGAGGCCAGAAAACACAATCTATACGATAACTACTTCTTGGAGTATATAACGTCAAAACCTACATCAATTCAGGAAG GTACATACGATGTGCTTACCGGAAGTGGTATTTACGCCACGGACGGACATGTTCCACTTGGCGCAATTATAGAAATGATCCGCCTGGTTAAGAAAG GTGGTTTCATAGTGCTTGTGACGCGGTTTATACTGCTCGCGGCGGACGGCCCTTACGAGCAGCTTGAGCCCCTGATGAAGCAGCTTGAGGAGGAGGGACGGTGGCGGGCCATCCACAGGGATGTCTTCCCCAGATACTACCGCAACTACGAAGGCATTGCGTGGGTCTTCCAAAAAGTTTAG